A window of Acidobacteriota bacterium genomic DNA:
GATTCGCTCCACCGAGAAGCCCGCGTTCGTGAGTTTGTTGCGCAGCTCTGAAGCGGCGTAACGGCGGCGATGATGCAGCGCTTCGTCATGCTCGCTCCAGAGAAAGCCATAAGCGGGGACCGTGATTACCAGCACGCCGCCTTCTTTCATGACCCGCAACAGCTCATCGAGCGCTCGAAGATCGTCGTCTACGTGCTCCAACATGTCCAGGGCAGTGACCAGATCGAAAGTCGAAGCCACAAACGGCAGCGATTCAACGTGAGACCGGACCAGCCCGTCGATCCCACGGCTTTTGCTGAAACCGAGCGCCTCTTCTGAAGCATCGCTGCTGAACGTGTCGCCGTACTTCGCCAGCACTGAAAAATTCATGCCGGTTCCACATCCGACGTCGAGGATAGTGCTCTGCTTGAACTCGCGTGAGAGCTCCTCGACGAGCGATTCAAGCAAGCGCCTCCGGGCGACGAACCACCAGTAGAAGCTCTCGATCTTATGCATCTCAGCGTATTCGGCGATGTTCATCTATCGATTATTCTCCGATGCTCCCGTAAGAGTTCTGTTACAAGCCCTCGCCGGCTACCGGACAGGGCTCGATTCGAAACTACTGCGATCGTGGTTGTGCTGAGGGTCCAGTGGGATGAACGCTTCGCGCGGTGAGCCGGAATCTTTAGGCATCGCTGGAACCTTATTGGGAGGTGGCGAGTTCGTCAAGCCTGGCGCCCCGGCACTCAAAGGTGTTGGCTGGACGAGCCAAACTATTTCGCCGGCGTTCTTTCTGAGGTAGGCGTTGGTTGACAGTGAATACTGCGCACGATAACATTTTCTGCACTTTAGATCATTGCTAGTCAAATTCACCCGATCACAATGCAAGGAATCTCGAGCTTCCTCAATGAGCAAGAAGAATCGCACTCGCCCTAAGAAAGCCGAACGGCAGCAGTCCAAATCAGCGACGACGTTGACCCGCAATTGGATTATCGGGTTGATCCTGGGAGTAACCTTCTTAGCCTTTTCCAATTCGATATTGAATGGCTTCGCCTACGACGACACCACTCAGATATTGAACAACCCCTTCATTCGCGACCTCGGAAACGTTCCGAAAGCCCTGGTCACCGAAGCCTGGTATTGGCGATCGCAGCAAGACCAGGATCCAAACCAG
This region includes:
- a CDS encoding class I SAM-dependent methyltransferase; this encodes MNIAEYAEMHKIESFYWWFVARRRLLESLVEELSREFKQSTILDVGCGTGMNFSVLAKYGDTFSSDASEEALGFSKSRGIDGLVRSHVESLPFVASTFDLVTALDMLEHVDDDLRALDELLRVMKEGGVLVITVPAYGFLWSEHDEALHHRRRYAASELRNKLTNAGFSVERITYYITFLFFPILFMRFAQSVSKKSIHAKTSHVVLPGWLNSLLIAILGFERFLLRWMNFPFGVSIVCLARKPPPASSRQV